From Acidobacteriota bacterium:
CGCACGAAGGGCCGCTGGGCGCGATGGCTGAGGCGGTGAATCAGGCGCGACACTTCGTCCTTGCCCACCCCCGATTCGCCCAGCAGAAGGACGCTGGAATCGCTGGGAGCCGCCGCCCGCACTACTTCAAGCACTTGTTTCCAGCCCCGGCTGACGCCCAGGGGTTCTCGTCGGCGGTCGGAGGCTCCCGCTCCCGAGCGCAGGTAAGCCAGCTCGCGCCGCATGCCGCTCTCCTGCAAGGCCCGTTGCACCACCAGCAGCACCTTCTCAGGATCGGCAGGCTTCTGCAGAAAATCGCAGGCACCCGACTTCATGCACTCCACCGCCGAGGGCACGTCGGCGTAGGCCGTCAGCACCACGACCGGGAGGCCGGGCGCGCGCTTGCACAAGGAGCGGGTCAATTCGATCCCGTCCATGCCCGGCATGCGCAGGTCGGTGATGACTCCGTCCAGGCCCTGCAGGGAATCGTCCTCCTCCAGTTCCCTGGGGTCGGCGGCGCTGCGCACCTGGTAACCGTTGCGCTCCAGGATGCGGGCCAGAGAGTCTCGTACGTACTCTTCGTCGTCTACAACCAGAATGGTTCCTTTAGTCTTCATGTCCTTGCGTCGTGGGCCGCCTCAAGCAGACCCTGCTCTTCCGCCGCCTGTTCGGGAAGGGATCGAGCCAGGGGGAGGCAAAGCGTGAAGGCGGCTCCGCGTCCGGCCCGGTTCTCGGCCTCAATGCGGCCCTTGTGCTGGTGTGCGATTCCCAGACAGACCGAGAGGCCCAGGCCTGTGGATTGGCGGGTTGAAAAGAAAGGCTCGAAGATCTTGGGCAGTATCT
This genomic window contains:
- a CDS encoding response regulator, with protein sequence MKTKGTILVVDDEEYVRDSLARILERNGYQVRSAADPRELEEDDSLQGLDGVITDLRMPGMDGIELTRSLCKRAPGLPVVVLTAYADVPSAVECMKSGACDFLQKPADPEKVLLVVQRALQESGMRRELAYLRSGAGASDRRREPLGVSRGWKQVLEVVRAAAPSDSSVLLLGESGVGKDEVSRLIHRLSHRAQRPFVR